The sequence CTCGGCACGCTTCACGTCGTAATCCGCCGCCTGGATCAGCTTGAGGAGGATGTTCTCCACATCTTCGCCGACATAACCGGCCTCGGTGAGGGCCGTGGCGTCCGCGATCGCGAACGGCACGTTGAGCATCTTCGCGAGGGTCTGCGCGAGATAGGTCTTGCCGCAGCCGGTCGGTCCGAGCATCAGGATGTTGGACTTGGCGATCTCGACGGTCTCACCGCTACGTGAGTCCTTCTTCTCCCCCGCCTGGATGCGCTTGTAGTGGTTGTAGACAGCCACGGCGAGTGTCCGCTTGGCGGTGTCCTGGCCGATGACGTAGTTCTCGAGGAAGTCGCGGATCTCGACCGGCTTCGGCAGCTCGTCGAGTTTCACGTCGCCGTTCTCGGCGAGCTCCTCCTCGATGATCTCGTTGCACAGGTCGATGCACTCATCGCAGATGTACACGCCGGGCCCGGCGATCAGCTTCTTGACCTGCTTCTGACTCTTTCCGCAGAAAGAGCACTTCAGCAGATCGCCACCGTCTCCGATTCGTGCCATCTGTGCTGTACCTTCCTTGTTGCTCCGGTCGAACCGGCGGACCGTCTCCGCGTGCAGCCGGGCGCGGGCCACCGATCGGCAATCGGAATGCCCATTAACCCGACGGTACCCGCGTGCCGCTCGAACTTCGACCGATAAGGACAAATGTCGTGTCCGGACTTCGGTCGTCTTCTGTCAATCTGGTGTACATCTTCGCCCTGCGCATCGGCTGCTGTGAGGCATCGCGGCGCAGACGTCAAGGATGACCGTTGCCGGTGTCCTCGGGCACGCACATCGGCCCGGCGTGTCGAGCCGATGTGCATGCCGATGTGTCAGGACGACGATTTCTTGAACGACTTCTTGCGGTATTCGAAGACCTCGTCCACGATGCCGTATTCTTTTGCCGCCTCGGCGGTCAGGATGTTGTCGCGGTCGGTGTCCCGCCGGATCTTGGCCGGGTCCTGGCCGGTGTGACCGGCGAGGATCTCGTCGAGGCGATTGCGGATCCGCTCGATCTCTGCGGCCTGGATCTCCAGGTCGGAGACCTGCCCCTGATATGCGCCACCGGTCCGCGGCTGGTGGATCAGGATCGTCGCGTTCGGCAGCGCCGCACGCTTGCCCGGTGTACCACCGGCCAGCAGGATCGCCGCGGCCGATGCCGCCTCACCGAGGCAGACCGTCACGATGTCGCAGTGGACGTACTGCATCGTGTCGTAGATCGCGAGCATGTCCGGCACGCTGCCGCCCGGCGAGTTGATGTACATCGTGATGTCCCGGTCCGGATCCTGTGACTCCAGGACGAGCAGCTGTGCCATGACGTCGTTGGCGACGGTCTGGTCGATCGGCGTACCGACGAACACGATGCGCTCTTCGAACAGCTTCGCGTACGGGTCGTACTGACGCTGACCGTTGGGCGTGTGCTCGATGAACTGCGGGAGGATGTACCGCGCCTGGATGGCGCGCAGCGCGAGCGCCGACGCCGGGATACCGGCCGCGACGTCGGCCGGCATCGAATCCGGCAGTCGGGAGTCGAGCGAGGTGGAGTTGGTCATCTTGTGCTCCGTTGCTGTGAGTGGCCTCGTGGGACTGGGGTGGTCGGAGGAGATCAGGACGGCATCACCGATGCACGCGTGACCACGTGATCGACGAGGCCGTAGTCTTTGGCCTCCTGCGCCGTGAACCACTTGTCGCGGTCGGCGTCGGCCTCGATCTTCTCCAGCGGCTGGCCACTGAACTCGGCGTTGAGGCGGTTCATCTCCTTCTTGGTGGCCGCGAACTGCTCGGCCTGGATGGCGATGTCGGCCGCCGTACCGCCGATTCCCGCCGACGGCTGGTGCATCATGATGCGCGCGTGCGGCAGTGCGTGCCGCTTACCCGGGGTCCCCGCCGCCAGGAGGAACTGCCCCATCGATGCCGCCATGCCCATGGCATACGTCGCCACGTCGCACTCCGCCAGCTGCATCGTGTCGAAGATGGCCATACCCGAGGTGACCGAACCACCCGGGGAATTGATGTAGAGGTTGATGTCGCGCGTCGGATCCTCGGCGGCGAGCAACAGGATCTGCGCGCACAACCGGTTCGCGATGTCGTCGTCGACCTGGGTACCGAGGAAGATGATGCGCTCTCGGAGCAGTCGCTCGAACACGGAGTCGGTCAGGTTCAGCCCGGCCACTCCCGAACTCAGCGTTGGTGTGTGGATGGTCGGCTCACTCACAGTTCCTACCTTTGCCTGTCGTGGTGACATGCGGCCTTCGACCGCGTCAACCGATTACGGGTCTACCTTCGTCGCTGCGATGCCCGGGGTGGGCCCGGTTGCCATCTCGACGTCTTCATCGACACTAACCAATGCGACCGGACGGACAGTCCCCATGACACCGCTCTTCGCTGAGAGCAGAACAGCCGGGGACGGGTGGTGACCCGGCTCCGGCTGTTCGCGCCACTACGTGTGGATTCTCAGTTCTCCGTGCTGTCGTCGTCGGCCGAGTCGTCGGCGTCTTCCTCGGGCTTGCCGAAGAACTCGTCGGTGTCCACGGCCGCGCCCTTGCTGTCGGTCACGGTCACGTCCGAGACGATTCCGGCGAGTGCCTTGCCACGCCGGACATCGGCGTAGACCGCACCGACCTGACCGGCATTCTGCAACTGCTGGATGAATTCCTGCGGCTGCATTCCGTAGCGCTGCGCCTGGAAGAGGATCTGCTGGGTCAGCTCGTCCTGCGAGACCTCGGTCTCCTGCTGTTCGGCGATGGCGTCGAGCAGCAGCTGCGTCTTGACCGATTTCTCGGCCTCCTCGCGGGCCTCGTTGTCCCACTCCTCGCGCGTCTTGCCCTGCGCCTCGAGGAACTTGGCGACCTGCTCGTCATCATGGCCGAGCGCGTGGATCACCTGATGCTGCTGGCCCTCGATCTCGTCGGCGACGACCTTCTCCGGCAGCGGGATCTCCACCTTCTCGAGGAGCTCCTCGAGAACCTTGTCACGGATCGCGTTGGCCTGCTCGAGCTTCTTCGACTGCTCGACGCGCTCGACGAGGCTGTCGCGCAGTTCGGCGACGGTGTCGAACTCGCTGGCCATCTGGGCGAACTCGTCGTCGAGCTCCGGGAGTTCGCGCTCCTTGACCGAGTTCACGGTCACGGTCACCTGGGCGTCCTCACCGGCATGGTCGCCGGCGACGAGCTTGGTGGTGAACTCCTTGGTCTCGCCCGTCGTCATCCCGACCAGCGCGTCGTCGAGGCCCTCGATCAGTTGCCCGGAGCCGACCTCGTGCGACAGCCCCTCGGTCGAAGCTTCGTCGACGGCCTCGCCGTCGACGGTCGCCGCGAGGTCGATCGAGACGAAATCACCGTTCTCGGCACCACGGTCGACACCGGTCAGCGTGCCGAACCGGGCCCGGAGACCTTCTACCTGCTCGTCGACCTCTGCGTCGTCGACCTCGATGGCATCGACCTCGACGGCCAGCGTCGAATAGTCCGGCAGCTCGACATCCGGGCGGACGTCGACCTCTGCGGTGAAGGTGACCGGATCTCCGTAGACCAGCTCGCCGAGATCGATCTCGGGCTGACCGATCGCGTTGGTCTCGGTCTCCTCGACGGCCTGCGAGTACTTCGCGGGCAGCGCATCGTTGACCACCTGGGCGAGGATCGAATCGCGCCCGACGCGTGCCTCGATCAGCTTCGCGGGCGCCTTACCCGGACGGAAGCCCGGGATCCGGATCTGCTGGGCCAGAGACTTGTAGGCCCGGTCGAACTCCCCGGACAGCTCCTCGAAGGGGATCTCGACATTGAGCTTCACTCGGGTCGGGCTCAGCTGCTCGACGGTGCTCTTCACGCCTGCTCCTAACATCTGCATTTCTGCGTCGGGTAATGACAAGTCTCGAGGTCGTTCACCTGAGTCGGGATGACAGGATTTGAACCTGCGACCCTCCGCTCCCAAAGCGGATGCGCTACCAAGCTGCGCCACATCCCGGTCGACCCCCTCGTCGCGGCACGTACCGGAGACCGGCGAGAACGCAGAACAGGGCCAACAGAAGATAGTACGTTGCGGTGTGCCGACGACCTAAACGGGTGCTCCCCGCACCTGGGTGGATGAGAGATCACGTGGCGATTTCGAGATCGCCGACCCCACCGGGTACAGTCTGGTGCGCACGCGACTCCGGTGGCGATCCCACAGGTGACGCGGCACGCGGGTGTAGCTCAATGGTAGAGCCCTAGTCTTCCAAACTAGCTACGCGGGTTCGATTCCCGTCACCCGCTCCACACGTACCGATACCGCGGCCTCCCATGGTCCCGGACCGGGCCCGACCACTGGACGTCACTGTGATGTACGCCACATCGGGCGTAGGGTTGGGGCATGTCGTCCAGCCATTCGAAGAGTCCACGCAAGTGCCCGAGTTGCGGTGCAAATCTGTACATCCGCAAGGACGTCACGCACTCGGACGCCGGCCCGGGACGTGTCGACGTCATGCTCGTATGCCGCGACGAGTCCTGCTCCCAACCGGCTCGTCATATCCGGACCGAGCACCCACAGCACGCCTGACGGACCGATCTCACCAGCGCGCTCGTCGCGAGCGTGAGCGCGCCCCACTGGCCTGGGCAATCACAATTCTCAACGCGCGTTGGCATTCGTCACACATGTGTCGCACCATTGGTACCGACGGCGGATACCACCGAGGGGGTCGGAGGACGTCGCCGGAGACCTGATTCAGAGACAGCCCTGGGGGACGCATGATCTTGCCCGACGACCGAACGCGCCCGGCCCCGCCGCCGACCCGTCGTACGACGACCCTTCGCCGCCGACTGCTCGCCGCCGCGGCGA is a genomic window of Gordonia sp. SID5947 containing:
- a CDS encoding ATP-dependent Clp protease proteolytic subunit, with product MTNSTSLDSRLPDSMPADVAAGIPASALALRAIQARYILPQFIEHTPNGQRQYDPYAKLFEERIVFVGTPIDQTVANDVMAQLLVLESQDPDRDITMYINSPGGSVPDMLAIYDTMQYVHCDIVTVCLGEAASAAAILLAGGTPGKRAALPNATILIHQPRTGGAYQGQVSDLEIQAAEIERIRNRLDEILAGHTGQDPAKIRRDTDRDNILTAEAAKEYGIVDEVFEYRKKSFKKSSS
- a CDS encoding ATP-dependent Clp protease proteolytic subunit, producing the protein MSEPTIHTPTLSSGVAGLNLTDSVFERLLRERIIFLGTQVDDDIANRLCAQILLLAAEDPTRDINLYINSPGGSVTSGMAIFDTMQLAECDVATYAMGMAASMGQFLLAAGTPGKRHALPHARIMMHQPSAGIGGTAADIAIQAEQFAATKKEMNRLNAEFSGQPLEKIEADADRDKWFTAQEAKDYGLVDHVVTRASVMPS
- the tig gene encoding trigger factor, with protein sequence MKSTVEQLSPTRVKLNVEIPFEELSGEFDRAYKSLAQQIRIPGFRPGKAPAKLIEARVGRDSILAQVVNDALPAKYSQAVEETETNAIGQPEIDLGELVYGDPVTFTAEVDVRPDVELPDYSTLAVEVDAIEVDDAEVDEQVEGLRARFGTLTGVDRGAENGDFVSIDLAATVDGEAVDEASTEGLSHEVGSGQLIEGLDDALVGMTTGETKEFTTKLVAGDHAGEDAQVTVTVNSVKERELPELDDEFAQMASEFDTVAELRDSLVERVEQSKKLEQANAIRDKVLEELLEKVEIPLPEKVVADEIEGQQHQVIHALGHDDEQVAKFLEAQGKTREEWDNEAREEAEKSVKTQLLLDAIAEQQETEVSQDELTQQILFQAQRYGMQPQEFIQQLQNAGQVGAVYADVRRGKALAGIVSDVTVTDSKGAAVDTDEFFGKPEEDADDSADDDSTEN